TCTTCATTGAGATAGTGAGACAGGATTTGTCCCATCCAGACAGTGGAACACTAAGATgggaaaacaagcaaaaagatAAAGGTGGATTGGATCACAACACAATCAGGAAAATTTTGGGGAAAATTGCCTAGAAAGGCCATTACATCTTTCTGAGGAATGAATGTCTTCTAAATGTTGTCTGCATCCCAGTCCTTCAAAACTCACCGTCACCCCATATTTGAGTGCTACTCCAGCCAGGGTGTCTCCTGGCGCCAACTGATGTTCCAGGCGTCTTTCTCTCACTGGGGAGCAGGCTGACTGCACCAAGCTTCCGTAAGAACGAGCCCGGCTCCCCTGAAGCAGTCCTGATTCCCCGAGGGGGAACTGTCTAGAGGGAGAAGCCATCTCCTCACTGTGCGGACCGCTGGGGTTGCAATTGAGGAAGGCCCGGCTAAATGACTGAGCCTGGGATCTGGGAATGGGTATCTAGGGGATTCTTTTCCCTCTCTCAGGTCTCTTCCAGCAATACGAGCCCCCTTCAGCCCTTGCTTCCCCTTCCTCCAAGCTCCTTTCCCACAAATCTGTACCCCGACTATTCAGTCCCTACCTGAGTCTATCCATAGTACCCCTCCGGGTTCCGACCCCCTACACTGGCCTCTGACCTCTGAATTCTAGTCTCCCTCCTCAATGCTCTCAGTTTTCCCCCAGGTCGGGCAGCGAGACCTCGGCCCCTACAGCACTGCCCCGCTCCGTCCCGGGGTTGGTCGCTAGCTGTCAAAAGCAGACCAGGCCGATGCCGGTGGGCTGTCGTTGCAGGCAGAGCGCGTGGTGACTGCGAGAGTTTGTCGTACACTTTCCACTCAGAGATCCTCAAACACCGCACCGCATCAGATCAGTCACACCCTCAAATTCTAGTATCTTGCCCCTCCAAACGCCTCGAATCTGCCGAGATGCAAGGGCCTGGATCCACCCGGGAGgcaaactctttgaaaaaaaaagacttcatttCCCAAAAGGCTCCGCGTTGGTGGGATGGCGGGGCACCTAGGATATGCAGTCCTCTGGGCGAGCTGGAGGCGGGCCTTCCGAGGGCGCTGTGCACGCACGGAAGCGCTTCCCGGGTCGTAAAGAGAGAAACCAGAAGGAAAGGAGGCATCCAATCTTGCTTCGGTGGCCTGAAGGGAGTGGTGTCTGCGGCGCGATAAAATTGATCATTTCTGGGACTACGTCGTCATGTCTTTCAAGAGGGAAGGGGACGACTGGAGTCAACTCAATGTGCTTAAAGTAAGCGTGGGAGGAGAGCGTCTGGAGCAGCTTCAGCTGCCCTCTGAAGGCTGCGAAGGAGCTGAGTTTTTGCTCCGGCAACAGCTGGGGCGGGAGGGAGCCAGGTGACTGGAGTTGAGTAGCGACCCCTTCGCTCTGTGATCTGTGTCCTCCCCATGGTCTTTATTCCCTTTGAATCCTCGTTCCTGCAGTTTCCCTCCCATGCCTCGCCCGATCCCACTGATTCCGTCCGGTTATCTTCCCCAACCCAATGCAGAAACGAAGGGTGGGGGACCTGCTGGCCAATTACATCCCAGAGGAAGAAGTGCTAATGCTGCGGGACGGACGGTGAGGGCAAGGAGTGGCTCGAGCCCCAGGGTGCCTTCGGTTAGAGGCTCAGGAAACTTCACTTATTAAAAACGTGAAGGGAAGAATCTAGGATTCTTTGAAGAGGAGTGAGGGACAGGGATGTGGATGGTGGAGACTGGGAGAACTGGGGAGTTGGGCTTTGGAAAGGACTACTAGGACAAGGTGGGACCTGGACCTACACGCTCCGGGGACCAACTGtcctcttccctcctctccagcctTGCTTGTGCCGTCTGTCCCCACCGACCTGTACTGGATACCGTGGCCATGCTGACTGCCCACCGTGCAGGCAAGAAACATCTATCTAGTAAGTCTGAGGGAAGACGGGGGATAGAAACCACTCCTGGTGctgtttttaattctcttcctcttctcttcagGTCTGCAGCTTTTCTATGGCAAGAAGCAGCCAGGAGAGGGAATGGAGCAGAATCCAAGACAACAGAATGAATTGAGGGAAGAGACCAAAACTGAGGTGATCAGAGAGGGGAAGGTGTGTTCAGGCAGGACCCTGCCGCACACTCTAGGACTGAAGGGCTTTGGCTTCTTTCTAGCTCGGAAGCCTCTGACTCCGTCTCCCATCTCTGCATCAGGCTCCACTGTTAGTCCGGACCCGACTCACCACCCAGAGTGCTCTGCACAGAGCCCCTGACTATGACAGTTGCTGCCGCCGCCGGAAGTGCAAGTCTGTGGGGCCGGAAAGCCACAGGTAGAAAGAGACAGGAGATAGATGACTCCAAAAGGATTGTTTTCCAAATCGTATTGAGAAATACTAGTGTTTCCAGGAAAAAGGGAATTTTGTAATTTAGAAAGAATGTTTGGGAAATGGTGCTTTGTGGTCCTACCCAAAGAATATTAGTGTATTTTAAGGACTCTACAGTCTTAGGActtaaaaaatttcaaacattttacCCTAGCCTTTCCTAAATTCGTTTGATTCCAGTGTCTTTTTTTATGAAGAACACTTACTAATATCGTGAGGAACCCAGCTGAAGAAGCACTGCTGTAAGAGGTTGGGAGTCACAGGAGAGTTGGCCTTTTCATCTACCACTTTTACAGACTTTTGCTTCTTCTCTACCCAGACAAGAAGCCCCTCGTCCCTCCGTCTCCTGTTCCCCTTTGCCACCCCCAGCGGTTGAACTCCAAAGTGGGCAGGTCAGCAGGGAACCTGGGCCTGGAGCTGGTCCACAGGCCAAGGAGTCAGCAACTGTCTCACCCTCTGCACCTATGAGCCCGATGAGAAGGCAAGCCCTGGACCATTACCTTACCCTTCGAAGGTGAGTATGCAGAATTACTTtcctcaattttcttttctttctgaccctcctttttttaaatcttgttttttcttatcctcacttgttttttattaaggtaccattgatatacactcttatgaaggtttcacataagcaacactgtggttactacattcacctatattgagtaccccccataccccattgcaatcactgcctgtcagtgtagtaaggtgccacaatgtcactacttgtcttcgcgctacattgtcttccccgtgaccccaacaccatgtgtcttccccgtgaccccacacaccatgtgtaccaatcatgataccccacagtccccttctccctccctcccccaccccacccttggtaactgctagtcccttcttggagtctgttatcCTCACTGACTTCTTAAACCTCCTTCCCTGACTGATCCTATTTTTCTATGATATTTCCAGCTCTGGATGGATCCCAGATGGACAAGGTCGATGGGTAAAAGATCAGAATGTTGAATTTGACTCAGATGAAGAGGAACCCCCGGGTCTCCCCTTGGACTGACATCCTCTTTCCCCATTCAGTTCACAAATAAACTACAGTGGGTGCTGGGAGCCTAATTTTCCTAGAGTTTGGTTCCTTTTTCCATTTCAGGATTTCAAATCTGTTCATTCTTAGCCTGGCCAATCCTTCCTTGCATTGTACACAGCTCCCCATACTTCTAACCCCTCCCCCACCTTCTACCAAAGTCATGCCAAGCGTCAGCTGCATGCAGCCCAGTGCCCTATTAATAAGTCTGTCAGAAGGAGGTCTTTGCCCTTCATGTTGTCTGCCTTCTTCCCCACCTCCACTCAGAGcgctttcctcctttagttcacATGAGACATGCATAGGCACTGAGGGGCCTGGCCACATCTGGAAACAGGGCCAGGGCTAGATACCCTGTGAGAGTAGAGAAACTAAAGCCATCGGCAGGGTTATGGGGAACACCAAGGGAGGGAGCTCTCCCGCCTCTTCCTAGTAACTTGAACCTCCCTGCCTGCTGATCCCCAGGGTATAAATAATCCCCTGATGAACTGGCAGTAACCCTTGGGGGTTAGTGCCAAGATTTCCACCCAAAGCCCAAGGCGGGAGGCAGACAGAGTGGACAGAAGGGCCTTTATTTACAGGAAAGGAGGGATAGATGAGGATTTAAGTATTCAGGGCTCCCAGTTCTAGTTGGTAAAGGAAAAGGCAGTGTTATCTCTTTTTTTGCTGGCGACCTGTAAAGGAAGAATAAACAAAAGTCTTCATTCCATCTCTTGCTTCTTGCAAAGGTGCTCTTCTCCTTTTCAGTTCCTTGGCCGATTCATAAAGAGGTGACATCTTAGGCCACCAAACATACCCACCCAACATTAACAGACCAAAGTTAAGAGAcgaccagacaaacaaaaataccaTGTATGCCTACAAACAGGTATGTCTAGCTTCCTTTTCACTTCTCTACTGATGGTACTTAGGGCAGGGGAATTTTTCTGTTTACTTTCTGATCACTTATGGGTCTTGAACTTCTCATGTGAGTATCGCTTTGGCAGCACCTCAGGCTTTTAGGAAGATCTACCAGCTTCTGCACCTATTTGCCCTCTCCCCACACCATGTCTCAGTTACTCACGTAGTTCATTGTTCCTGGTCATGGCCTGGGCTGCCCGAGCTCGTGGCCCCTGCTGTGTAAAGTGGTAGCCAAAGCGGACGATGGAGGGACATTGTTCAAGCACGGTGGCCATCTCCATCTCCACTGCATCGCCAGGCCACTGGCGCTGAGGGAGGAACATAAGAAAACTCAGCCACCCTCTGTTCACTGTGCCAGAGCACTGACCCTTAGGGAGGTCAAGAGGCATGTTTCTCCAGAGTGGGTGATGAGAGAGGTTTGACTTGGCTCCCCTCAGAGATAAAACGAAGAGACTTCAAACAAGACGAGAGGACATCCTCACCCAGTGGTACTTCATAGAGGAGACTCAGAGTACTAGCTGAATGCAAAGACTCAGGGGAAGGAATGCTGACCTGGTTGTCTACACGGAGCTCAGTGAGTGTGCCATTTTCCCGAACTGCCTTCAGAACAGCCATGAGCCCTGTGCTGCTAATGAAGTTGGATTCAATGTTCAGGCTCTGGAGGCTACGATTCTCACGCAACATGTCAGCCACCGCCTGGGTAGTAGGGACTTGGGTTAGGATTAGGGGACAGTTTCACAGATGACTGAGGAGAGAAAGAACAGGAGCAAGAGGGAAACAGCTCTCTGAGAAGAGTTCTTGAGCTGCAGGTGGGGCTAGAGGGAGATGGAAGAGAGGGTAGGTAGAGGGGAAGCAGGGAGATTGTGTGATGGAATTGGTGGCCATGATGGACAGGGTTGTGACTCTTTGGGAAGATGACCTGAGGATATCAGTGCTTGGAGCCATAGTACTGAGGGTAGGAGTCTCCATCAGGGCTACCCTAAGAGCACAATGGGAATAGCGCCCCCATTATGTCAGCCCTGCCAAAGGAGCATGTCAAGACTGGGGAGACAGCCAGGGATGTCAGCTGGTCTTACATTGGCAATGGGGTCACCACTCCTTGTGGCCACCAGGCTGAAGCTCCGGACATAGGTGTTTGTCTTCATTGCCTCACACAGCTTGGTTAGCATGGGTATCGGGATGTCCTGTCAGAGGGGAATCGGAGATGGTGGGCTGAGGGACCCACCTTTCAACAGTTATTGTTTGGAAGATAGGGGTTATATACCTGTATATTATTGAGGTTCACCTCCTCCAGCTCCTTGTCATTGCTTCGAACACTCTTTAGTATCTCCTcaatgtttgtgggatttggagGTTCATCTGGCACTGGCTTATACTTATCAGGCTGTACCACACCTGATGGGTGAGGGCAGGAAGGAAACCCTAACACGTCCCCCACTAATCTCCTCCCCATAGGTTCTCTTATCACTTATGCACCATGGCCTCTTCCTGATTCACCTGTCTCACCCTTTGCTACCTTTCCTCAGACCTTGGGCATGCCTGCCAAGAGCCTTGGGGGCCCTGTTCCCAGACACACTCACTGCGAATGCCTTCAGTGTTGCAGATTTCCCCGCTGCAGATGGCGTCGTAGTATTGCTTGTTGCTCATCAGTGTGTACATGCCCAGAATTGCTGGAGAGAGTAAGCAGGTGGGAGACAGAATGAGAAGAAGGGACTTGTTCTAGCCTCCCCATGCCTCGTTCTAAATCTCTTGGGTGTTTAAATCCTGAATTCTCCCACTCTAGCAAAGAGGTTCCCACCTACCCTTGGCCCCAGGGGTTCCCCCTGTAAAGTGTTTTAAGGCAGTTTTTAAAACACTGAGACAGGACTACGGGGGAAGGTCCCTAAGGAGCCACTAGAAGGTGAGGAACTCTGTCAGACTTCCTTCTGTTTTCAGCCAGAATAGTTCTACTTTTATTTATAATCCCTGTAGTCCTTGAGAGATTAATTTATTAAACAATGA
The sequence above is a segment of the Manis pentadactyla isolate mManPen7 chromosome 4, mManPen7.hap1, whole genome shotgun sequence genome. Coding sequences within it:
- the SCNM1 gene encoding sodium channel modifier 1 isoform X1, translated to MQSSGRAGGGPSEGAVHARKRFPGRKERNQKERRHPILLRWPEGSGVCGAIKLIISGTTSSCLSRGKGTTGVNSMCLNLACAVCPHRPVLDTVAMLTAHRAGKKHLSSLQLFYGKKQPGEGMEQNPRQQNELREETKTEVIREGKAPLLVRTRLTTQSALHRAPDYDSCCRRRKCKSVGPESHRQEAPRPSVSCSPLPPPAVELQSGQVSREPGPGAGPQAKESATVSPSAPMSPMRRQALDHYLTLRSSGWIPDGQGRWVKDQNVEFDSDEEEPPGLPLD
- the SCNM1 gene encoding sodium channel modifier 1 isoform X2; the protein is MQSSGRAGGGPSEGAVHARKRFPGRKERNQKERRHPILLRWPEGSGVCGAIKLIISGTTSSCLSRGKGTTGVNSMCLNLACAVCPHRPVLDTVAMLTAHRAGKKHLSSLQLFYGKKQPGEGMEQNPRQQNELREETKTEAPLLVRTRLTTQSALHRAPDYDSCCRRRKCKSVGPESHRQEAPRPSVSCSPLPPPAVELQSGQVSREPGPGAGPQAKESATVSPSAPMSPMRRQALDHYLTLRSSGWIPDGQGRWVKDQNVEFDSDEEEPPGLPLD
- the SCNM1 gene encoding sodium channel modifier 1 isoform X3, producing MSFKREGDDWSQLNVLKKRRVGDLLANYIPEEEVLMLRDGRLACAVCPHRPVLDTVAMLTAHRAGKKHLSSLQLFYGKKQPGEGMEQNPRQQNELREETKTEVIREGKAPLLVRTRLTTQSALHRAPDYDSCCRRRKCKSVGPESHRQEAPRPSVSCSPLPPPAVELQSGQVSREPGPGAGPQAKESATVSPSAPMSPMRRQALDHYLTLRSSGWIPDGQGRWVKDQNVEFDSDEEEPPGLPLD
- the SCNM1 gene encoding sodium channel modifier 1 isoform X4, producing the protein MSFKREGDDWSQLNVLKKRRVGDLLANYIPEEEVLMLRDGRLACAVCPHRPVLDTVAMLTAHRAGKKHLSSLQLFYGKKQPGEGMEQNPRQQNELREETKTEAPLLVRTRLTTQSALHRAPDYDSCCRRRKCKSVGPESHRQEAPRPSVSCSPLPPPAVELQSGQVSREPGPGAGPQAKESATVSPSAPMSPMRRQALDHYLTLRSSGWIPDGQGRWVKDQNVEFDSDEEEPPGLPLD
- the SCNM1 gene encoding sodium channel modifier 1 isoform X5 → MQKRRVGDLLANYIPEEEVLMLRDGRLACAVCPHRPVLDTVAMLTAHRAGKKHLSSLQLFYGKKQPGEGMEQNPRQQNELREETKTEVIREGKAPLLVRTRLTTQSALHRAPDYDSCCRRRKCKSVGPESHRQEAPRPSVSCSPLPPPAVELQSGQVSREPGPGAGPQAKESATVSPSAPMSPMRRQALDHYLTLRSSGWIPDGQGRWVKDQNVEFDSDEEEPPGLPLD
- the TMOD4 gene encoding tropomodulin-4 isoform X2, translating into MSSYQKELEKYRDIDEDEILRTLSPEELEQLDCELQEMDPENMLLPAGLRQRDQTKKSPTGPLDREALLQYLEQQALEVKERDDLVPFTGEKKGKPYIQPKKEIPAQEQITLEPELEEALAHATDAEMCDIAAILGMYTLMSNKQYYDAICSGEICNTEGIRSVVQPDKYKPVPDEPPNPTNIEEILKSVRSNDKELEEVNLNNIQDIPIPMLTKLCEAMKTNTYVRSFSLVATRSGDPIANRQWPGDAVEMEMATVLEQCPSIVRFGYHFTQQGPRARAAQAMTRNNELRRQQKKR
- the TMOD4 gene encoding tropomodulin-4 isoform X1, with product MSSYQKELEKYRDIDEDEILRTLSPEELEQLDCELQEMDPENMLLPAGLRQRDQTKKSPTGPLDREALLQYLEQQALEVKERDDLVPFTGEKKGKPYIQPKKEIPAQEQITLEPELEEALAHATDAEMCDIAAILGMYTLMSNKQYYDAICSGEICNTEGIRSVVQPDKYKPVPDEPPNPTNIEEILKSVRSNDKELEEVNLNNIQDIPIPMLTKLCEAMKTNTYVRSFSLVATRSGDPIANAVADMLRENRSLQSLNIESNFISSTGLMAVLKAVRENGTLTELRVDNQRQWPGDAVEMEMATVLEQCPSIVRFGYHFTQQGPRARAAQAMTRNNELRRQQKKR